Proteins encoded together in one Halalkaliarchaeum sp. AArc-CO window:
- a CDS encoding ribonuclease H-like domain-containing protein: protein MGTKLTPVAFDIETTGFESDATVTVLGLVVPRGCRVFLNTGGRSADREHLQRDLETAFDAVVRVSCHRNERKLLAAVAEFVAESIADDDYMLVAYNGELYRGGFDLPFLRTRCALLDCRWPFDGVPYADLLPIFRARFNTTVGEEQVNDLVGAYKALIGDGMTALDPFEESLEAVTAFERGEFRPLLAHNIADILRTDALAGLAQRYCGTSEFDLKSLTPTLRDPALTDG from the coding sequence ATGGGAACGAAACTGACGCCGGTCGCGTTCGACATCGAAACCACGGGATTCGAAAGCGACGCCACCGTCACCGTCCTCGGTCTCGTCGTCCCGCGGGGGTGTCGCGTGTTCCTCAATACAGGTGGAAGATCGGCCGATCGGGAACACCTCCAGCGGGACCTGGAAACGGCGTTCGACGCGGTCGTCCGTGTGAGTTGTCACCGGAACGAACGGAAACTCCTGGCGGCGGTTGCGGAATTCGTCGCGGAATCGATCGCTGACGACGACTACATGCTGGTCGCGTACAACGGCGAACTGTATCGCGGCGGGTTCGACCTTCCGTTTCTGCGTACGCGGTGTGCGCTGCTTGACTGCCGGTGGCCGTTTGACGGCGTCCCCTACGCGGATCTGCTTCCGATATTCAGGGCCCGGTTCAACACGACCGTCGGCGAGGAACAGGTGAACGATCTCGTGGGCGCTTATAAGGCGCTGATCGGCGACGGAATGACCGCCCTGGACCCGTTCGAGGAGAGTCTGGAAGCCGTCACGGCGTTCGAGCGCGGCGAGTTCCGGCCCCTGCTGGCGCACAACATCGCGGACATCCTCCGGACGGACGCGCTCGCGGGGCTCGCCCAGCGATACTGCGGGACTTCCGAGTTCGATCTCAAGTCGCTCACGCCGACGCTTCGCGATCCGGCGTTGACCGACGGCTAG
- the ddh gene encoding D-2-hydroxyacid dehydrogenase: MHVERLGVDESVSTVFPPEKLVEALSDLPVDVEQVDGSPDSLSDCQAVITFVNRESFLDLEWVHSIQAGVDRFDRDQFEEAGVVLSNSSGIHGDAIGETVAVQVLMLARRFHVHVANQRQREWSQPEWDEAWTVAGEQACVVGVGGLGRGIVDRLTGLGLDVVGVRRTPTPEPGVDRVYPPSELHEAIADARFVVLAVPLVEETRHLIDGEALSAMREDAYLVNVARGGVVDQSALVDALEGEEIAGAALDVFETEPLPEASPLWELKEVIVSPHCGAFTRDYYRHIATIVRESVRRIRAGDGPANRVF; the protein is encoded by the coding sequence ATGCACGTCGAACGTCTCGGCGTCGACGAATCGGTGTCGACGGTGTTTCCGCCGGAAAAGCTGGTCGAAGCGCTCTCGGACCTCCCGGTCGACGTCGAACAGGTCGATGGAAGCCCGGACTCGCTGTCCGACTGCCAGGCCGTGATCACGTTCGTGAACCGCGAGTCGTTTCTCGACCTCGAGTGGGTCCACTCGATCCAGGCTGGCGTCGACCGGTTCGACCGGGACCAGTTCGAGGAAGCCGGCGTCGTGCTCTCGAACAGCAGCGGGATCCACGGCGATGCCATCGGCGAGACCGTCGCCGTCCAGGTGCTCATGCTCGCCCGTCGGTTCCACGTCCACGTGGCCAACCAGCGACAGCGAGAGTGGTCCCAGCCCGAGTGGGACGAGGCCTGGACGGTAGCGGGCGAGCAGGCGTGCGTCGTCGGCGTCGGTGGGCTCGGACGCGGGATCGTCGATCGCCTGACCGGGCTCGGGCTCGACGTCGTCGGCGTCCGGCGAACCCCGACGCCGGAACCGGGAGTCGACCGCGTCTATCCGCCGTCGGAGCTGCACGAAGCGATCGCCGACGCCCGGTTCGTCGTTCTCGCGGTGCCGCTCGTCGAGGAGACACGTCACCTGATCGACGGCGAGGCGCTGTCGGCGATGCGGGAGGACGCCTACCTGGTCAACGTCGCCCGGGGCGGCGTCGTCGATCAGTCGGCGCTGGTGGACGCACTCGAAGGGGAGGAGATTGCCGGAGCCGCACTCGACGTCTTCGAAACCGAACCGCTGCCCGAGGCCTCACCACTCTGGGAACTAAAAGAGGTGATCGTCTCCCCGCACTGCGGCGCGTTCACGCGGGACTACTACCGCCACATTGCGACGATCGTACGCGAGAGCGTCCGCCGGATCCGGGCCGGCGACGGGCCGGCAAACCGGGTTTTTTGA
- a CDS encoding GDSL-type esterase/lipase family protein has translation MSPRRRDRDRDERKHRERPRKRTRVDARRGGKQHRRDRRSNDSRERTRVNARRGREAVDTWGNDRADSDRSKISIRPYSRFPTLDDYDRTAHAWRESYVQATSGYRIGVSACGGLTSPISGEDAEKIIDEFERERRRNPRPGDGSSMPGREPPTKNVGGRLEVPDDFVAWHWTLEDVDGKVVSRTRRRANLGPDACGATLTAPDLGRYTARLRLELADGEETAATSFELRNDRLIVSVGDSYASGEGNPDEPRRSAPDGGSTGPVWLEPEAHRSLQGGPALAAAEFESRFDGNLATFLTVASTGATIDEGLLGPQNAWQNGGQLDEIERTVGNRTIDALVISIGGNDVGFADGLKDLLYRVHRTRSATVRETEEAIDRLLERHTDANGRTQRAKYDRLAERIDALEPEVREVFVTGYPTGLFDRANGSVGGGCGTFNPLPLDAIVPGPIGEFVSEVLPSISKRDARAIKRLGTRLNEAVEEAARRHGWTYVDGIADGFEGRGYCRSKKHRYFVTASETWNDQRNFKGMMHPNRKGHRVYRDRIADELRRKIGDRHDADARQRDHRDDATGGGDGGGSDRSRKRRSSDRRRRRTGRSGSRKRENTGGRSGGNTGGRSGGNTGGGRNPPRRRK, from the coding sequence ATGAGTCCACGACGACGCGACAGGGATCGGGACGAGCGCAAACACCGAGAGCGACCCCGAAAGCGGACCCGCGTCGACGCGAGGCGCGGAGGAAAACAACATCGACGCGACCGTCGTTCGAACGACTCGCGGGAACGAACCCGCGTCAACGCGAGGCGCGGACGCGAGGCCGTCGACACCTGGGGTAACGATCGCGCTGACTCCGATCGGTCGAAGATCAGTATCCGGCCGTACAGTCGGTTCCCAACGCTCGACGACTACGACCGCACCGCCCACGCCTGGAGGGAGTCGTACGTCCAGGCAACCAGCGGGTACAGGATCGGCGTCAGCGCCTGTGGCGGTTTGACGAGCCCGATCTCGGGTGAGGACGCCGAAAAGATCATCGACGAGTTCGAACGCGAACGCCGGCGGAACCCCCGGCCGGGCGACGGCAGCTCCATGCCCGGGAGGGAGCCGCCGACGAAAAACGTCGGCGGACGGCTAGAGGTCCCGGACGACTTCGTGGCGTGGCACTGGACCCTCGAAGACGTCGACGGCAAAGTGGTGAGCCGGACCCGCCGTCGGGCGAACCTCGGTCCGGACGCCTGTGGTGCCACCCTCACCGCGCCCGACCTCGGACGCTACACGGCGAGGCTCCGCCTGGAGCTGGCGGACGGCGAGGAAACCGCCGCGACGTCGTTCGAACTCCGGAACGATCGCCTGATCGTCTCTGTCGGCGATTCGTACGCTTCCGGGGAGGGCAATCCCGACGAACCGCGCCGGTCCGCGCCCGACGGCGGCAGTACCGGGCCCGTCTGGCTGGAGCCGGAGGCCCACCGATCGCTCCAGGGCGGGCCGGCGCTCGCGGCCGCGGAATTCGAGAGCCGGTTCGACGGGAACCTCGCGACCTTCCTCACGGTCGCGAGCACGGGCGCGACGATCGACGAGGGGCTCCTGGGGCCGCAGAACGCCTGGCAGAACGGCGGCCAGCTGGACGAGATCGAACGAACCGTCGGAAACCGAACGATCGACGCACTGGTTATCTCGATCGGCGGCAACGACGTCGGGTTCGCCGACGGATTGAAGGATCTGCTGTACCGGGTTCACAGGACGCGTTCCGCGACGGTTCGGGAAACGGAGGAAGCGATCGATCGCCTCCTCGAGCGACACACCGACGCGAACGGCCGGACCCAGCGGGCGAAGTACGATCGGCTCGCCGAACGGATCGACGCCCTCGAGCCCGAGGTACGCGAGGTGTTCGTGACCGGCTACCCGACAGGACTGTTCGACAGAGCAAACGGGTCGGTCGGCGGGGGTTGTGGGACCTTCAATCCGCTTCCGCTCGACGCGATCGTGCCCGGACCGATCGGGGAGTTCGTCTCAGAAGTGCTCCCGAGCATCTCGAAACGCGACGCGAGGGCGATCAAGCGGCTCGGAACGCGACTCAACGAAGCCGTCGAAGAGGCGGCACGGCGACACGGCTGGACGTACGTCGACGGTATCGCTGACGGATTCGAAGGGCGGGGCTACTGCCGCTCGAAGAAACACCGATACTTCGTCACGGCCTCCGAGACCTGGAACGACCAGCGGAACTTCAAGGGAATGATGCACCCCAACCGAAAGGGACACCGCGTCTACCGCGACCGGATCGCCGACGAACTTCGGCGGAAAATCGGGGACAGACACGACGCCGACGCTCGCCAGCGAGACCATCGCGACGATGCAACCGGCGGAGGAGACGGAGGAGGCAGTGATCGATCCAGGAAACGACGATCGAGCGATCGTCGGAGGCGCCGGACTGGTCGCTCCGGGAGTAGAAAAAGGGAGAACACGGGCGGGAGGAGTGGCGGAAACACGGGCGGGAGGAGTGGCGGAAACACGGGCGGCGGTCGGAACCCCCCACGACGCCGAAAGTGA
- a CDS encoding PAS domain-containing sensor histidine kinase, protein MDNGEREESERRYRRLIETSPAPINLFDASGEIIWGNDAVLDLLGLEIREELVGRSIFDFIHPEDEYTAQQELAEVVEEKRATGPTTMQLHRPDGDTRTIRVSTAPGRYHGRDIGQAVVVDITELEELRESLVAERQFVETALDTLQDVFYVIDPSGHLQRWNDTLLEVTGYDESEIEDLDVEDFFIEEHTDRVSRSITTAFAEGEDTLTATLLTKRGATVPFEFRKRRLLQDGEVAGLVGIGRDVSARQERERHLRIADRVLQHNMRNQLNIVQGAAMGLGEGLDGADRREIERITDATDRLLSIFDNHHRIVELLTERHYTEAIDAVELVASIGEQFDDEYPDACVEYELPEAALVSTVPALEQALQELVENALEHNDSRQPTVELAVEPGETEVEIHVRDDGPRIPEIEYRTKQHDEAGSPTFHSAGLGLWFVHWVVTRSGGTVTFAENDPAGNLITIALPAAQSRWR, encoded by the coding sequence ATGGACAACGGCGAGCGCGAAGAGAGCGAACGGCGATACCGACGGTTGATCGAAACCTCCCCCGCACCCATCAACCTCTTCGACGCGTCCGGGGAAATCATCTGGGGCAACGACGCTGTGCTGGATCTCCTGGGTCTCGAGATCCGCGAGGAACTCGTGGGGCGGTCGATCTTCGATTTCATCCACCCCGAGGACGAGTACACGGCACAACAGGAACTCGCCGAAGTCGTCGAGGAGAAGCGGGCGACCGGGCCAACCACGATGCAGTTACACCGGCCCGACGGCGACACGCGAACCATCCGGGTTTCTACCGCCCCCGGACGGTACCACGGGCGGGACATCGGGCAGGCCGTCGTCGTCGACATCACCGAACTCGAGGAGCTCCGGGAGAGCCTCGTCGCGGAACGGCAGTTCGTGGAAACAGCCCTCGACACTCTCCAGGACGTGTTTTACGTCATCGACCCGAGCGGGCATCTCCAGCGGTGGAACGACACGCTCCTCGAGGTGACGGGATACGACGAGTCCGAGATCGAGGACCTGGACGTCGAAGACTTCTTCATCGAGGAGCACACCGACCGCGTTTCGCGATCGATCACCACCGCGTTCGCGGAGGGGGAAGACACTCTCACCGCGACTCTTCTGACGAAGCGGGGTGCGACCGTTCCGTTCGAATTCCGAAAACGGCGGCTCCTCCAGGACGGCGAGGTCGCCGGACTCGTCGGGATCGGCCGGGACGTCTCCGCGCGACAGGAACGGGAGCGACACCTCCGCATCGCCGATCGCGTGCTCCAGCACAACATGCGGAACCAGCTCAACATCGTGCAGGGGGCGGCGATGGGACTCGGGGAAGGTCTCGACGGGGCGGACCGCCGGGAGATCGAACGCATCACCGACGCGACGGATCGACTCCTCTCCATCTTCGACAACCACCACCGGATCGTGGAACTGCTCACCGAGAGACACTACACGGAGGCGATCGACGCCGTCGAACTCGTCGCGTCGATCGGAGAGCAATTCGACGACGAATACCCGGACGCGTGCGTCGAGTACGAACTCCCGGAGGCGGCGCTCGTCTCGACGGTTCCCGCCCTCGAGCAGGCGCTCCAGGAACTGGTCGAGAACGCCCTCGAACACAACGACTCCCGGCAACCCACGGTCGAACTCGCCGTCGAACCGGGGGAGACGGAGGTCGAGATACACGTCCGGGACGACGGCCCCCGCATTCCGGAGATCGAATACCGGACCAAGCAACACGACGAGGCAGGCAGCCCCACGTTCCATTCGGCGGGGCTCGGGCTCTGGTTCGTCCACTGGGTGGTGACCCGATCCGGCGGGACGGTGACGTTCGCGGAAAACGATCCGGCGGGGAACCTCATCACCATCGCGCTACCGGCGGCACAGTCGAGGTGGCGGTGA
- a CDS encoding type II toxin-antitoxin system PemK/MazF family toxin, producing MQVRRGDIVIVELNPTKGSEQQGKSRPCVVIQNDVGNQYSPTTIIAPFTKQYTSGDTYPFEVEVLASDTALDHDSVADLSQIRVIDIDERVKKNIGSVLSSDMMKIDSAIKNSLGI from the coding sequence GTGCAGGTACGCCGCGGCGACATTGTCATCGTTGAACTGAATCCCACGAAAGGGAGTGAGCAGCAAGGAAAGAGCCGGCCCTGTGTTGTCATCCAGAACGATGTTGGGAATCAGTACTCACCGACAACCATCATCGCTCCATTCACAAAGCAGTACACGTCTGGAGACACGTACCCGTTCGAGGTGGAAGTACTGGCTTCGGATACTGCCCTCGATCACGATTCAGTGGCAGATCTAAGTCAAATCCGGGTTATCGACATCGACGAACGTGTCAAAAAGAACATTGGATCTGTCCTGTCATCAGACATGATGAAAATCGACTCGGCAATCAAAAATAGCCTCGGCATTTGA
- a CDS encoding AbrB/MazE/SpoVT family DNA-binding domain-containing protein — protein sequence MPEHKRKVGDRGQVTIPKELRDRRGIKGGDEVEFVEVNDEIIIKPPTDEERLAEGYRKRAERSRELAEEMEEASSEATGHLGDAPGWSE from the coding sequence ATGCCCGAACACAAACGGAAAGTCGGAGATCGGGGACAGGTGACGATTCCGAAGGAACTTCGGGACCGTCGTGGCATCAAAGGCGGTGACGAAGTTGAATTCGTCGAAGTGAATGACGAGATCATAATCAAACCGCCGACAGATGAGGAACGGCTTGCTGAAGGATATCGAAAGAGAGCCGAGCGGTCTCGTGAGCTGGCTGAAGAAATGGAAGAAGCATCCTCAGAAGCAACCGGGCATCTTGGTGACGCACCGGGCTGGAGCGAGTGA